A window of Bombyx mori chromosome 2, ASM3026992v2 contains these coding sequences:
- the LOC119629685 gene encoding chorion class high-cysteine HCA protein 12-like encodes MFTFAILLLCVQGCLIQNAYGQCCGCGCGGGCGCGCYGGEGDGNVNVCGELPVCGETCVCGRVPICGSVCYGGPACASGCVSICGRCCGCGCGCGGCGGCGCGCGGCGGCGGCGCGCGGCGCGRRCCCC; translated from the exons GGCTGCCTGATCcaa AATGCGTACGGTCAGTGCTGTGGCTGTGGATGCGGTGGTGGTTGCGGTTGCGGTTGCTATGGCGGCGAGGGCGACGGTAATGTGAACGTCTGCGGTGAACTGCCCGTCTGTGGTGAAACCTGTGTCTGTGGCCGCGTGCCCATCTGCGGTAGTGTTTGCTACGGGGGCCCTGCCTGTGCTAGTGGCTGTGTCTCTATCTGTGGACGTTGCTGCggatgcggatgcggctgtggaggctgcggtggaTGCGGGTGTGGCTGTGGaggctgtggaggctgcggtggatgcggatgcggctgCGGAGGATGCGGATGCGGACGTAGATGTTGTTGCTGCTAA
- the LOC119629605 gene encoding chorion class high-cysteine HCB protein 13-like gives MAAKLILFVCAIALVAQSVLGTGCGCGCRGCGCGCGGCGSGCCERFCVCSNSAAPTGLSICSENRYNGDVCVCGEVPFLGTADVCGDMCSSGCGCIDYGCGDDCIGITQSCGGCGCGCGGCGGCGCGGCGGCGCGGCGGCGCRCGGCGGCGCGCGGCGGCRCGCGGCGCC, from the exons ATGGCCGCTAAACTCATTCTTTTCGTCTGCGCCATCGCCCTCGTGGCCCAG tcCGTTTTGGGCACCGGTTGCGGCTGCGGCTGTAGAGGTTGTGGCTGCGGTTGTGGAGGTTGTGGCTCTGGATGCTGTGAGCGTTTCTGTGTCTGTTCCAACTCTGCTGCTCCTACTGGTCTAAGTATATGTTCCGAGAACAGGTACAATGGTGATGTCTGTGTCTGCGGTGAAGTGCCTTTCCTTGGTACTGCCGATGTCTGCGGCGACATGTGCAGCTCGGGTTGTGGTTGTATCGACTACGGCTGCGGAGACGATTGCATCGGAATCACCCAAAGCTGTGGCGGGTGCGGATGTGGCTGcggaggctgcggtggatgtgggtgtggaggctgcggtggatgtggctgcggaggctgcggtggatgTGGATGTAGGtgtggaggctgcggtggatgcggatgcggctgtggaggtTGTGGAGGATGCagatgcggctgtggaggctgcggttGCTGCTGA
- the LOC119629698 gene encoding chorion class high-cysteine HCA protein 12-like: protein MFTFAILLLCVQGCLIQNAYGQCCGCGCGSGCGCGCYGGEGDGNVNVCGELPVCGETCVCGRVPICGSVCYGGPACASGCVSICGRCCGCGCGCGGCGGCGCGCGGCGGCGCGRRCCCC from the exons ATGTTTACCTTCGCTATTCTCCTTCTCTGCGTGCAGGGCTGCCTGATCcaa AATGCGTACGGTCAGTGCTGTGGCTGTGGATGCGGTAGTGGTTGCGGTTGCGGTTGCTATGGCGGCGAGGGCGACGGTAATGTGAACGTCTGCGGTGAACTGCCCGTGTGTGGTGAAACCTGTGTCTGTGGTCGCGTGCCCATCTGCGGTAGTGTTTGCTACGGGGGTCCTGCCTGTGCTAGTGGTTGTGTGTCTATCTGCGGACGTTGCTGCggatgcggatgcggctgtggaggctgcggtggatgcggatgtggctgtggaggctgcggtggatgcggatgcggaCGTAGATGTTGTTGCTGCTAA
- the LOC101741601 gene encoding chorion class high-cysteine HCB protein 12: protein MAAKLIVFVCAIALMAQSVLGTGCGCGCRGCGCGCGGCGCGCCERFPVCSNSAAPTGLSICSENTYKGGVCVCGEVPFLGTADVCGQMCSSGCGCIDYGCGNGCVGITRSCGGCGCGCGGCGGCGCGCEGCGCC from the exons ATGGCCGCTAAACTCATTGTCTTCGTCTGCGCCATCGCCCTCATGGCCCAG TCCGTTTTGGGCACCGGTTGTGGCTGCGGCTGTAGAGGTTGTGGCTGCGGTTGTGGAGGTTGTGGCTGTGGATGTTGTGAGCGTTTCCCTGTATGTTCCAACTCTGCTGCTCCCACTGGTCTAAGTATATGTTCCGAGAACACGTACAAGGGTGGTGTCTGTGTCTGCGGTGAAGTGCCTTTCCTTGGTACTGCTGATGTCTGTGGCCAGATGTGCAGCTCGGGTTGTGGTTGTATCGACTACGGCTGCGGAAACGGTTGCGTCGGTATCACCCGAAGCTGCGGCGGGtgcggatgcggctgtggaggctgcggtggCTGCGGATGCGGCTGTGAAGGCTGCGGTTGCTGCTGA
- the LOC134198681 gene encoding chorion class high-cysteine HCA protein 12-like, with the protein MFTFAILLLCVQGCLIQNAYGQCCGCGCGSGCGCGCYGGEGDGNVNVCGELPVCGETCVCGRVPICGSVCYGGPACASGCVSICGRCCGCGCGCGGCGGCGCGCGGCGGCGCGCGGCGGCGCGRRCCCC; encoded by the exons ATGTTTACCTTCGCTATTCTCCTTCTCTGCGTGCAGGGCTGCCTGATCcaa AATGCGTACGGTCAGTGCTGTGGCTGTGGATGCGGTAGTGGTTGCGGTTGCGGTTGCTATGGCGGCGAGGGCGACGGTAATGTGAACGTCTGCGGTGAACTGCCCGTGTGTGGTGAAACCTGTGTCTGTGGTCGCGTGCCCATCTGCGGTAGTGTTTGCTACGGGGGTCCTGCCTGTGCTAGTGGTTGTGTCTCTATCTGCGGACGTTGCTGCGGATGCGGgtgcggctgtggaggctgcggtggatgcggatgtggctgtggaggctgcggtggatgcggatgtggctgtggaggctgcggtggatgcggatgcggaCGTAGATGTTGTTGCTGCTAA